The Salvelinus sp. IW2-2015 linkage group LG8, ASM291031v2, whole genome shotgun sequence genome window below encodes:
- the LOC111968203 gene encoding transmembrane protein 255A-like → MPLVQNQQPGILTETAMGSFKQRKQKSIVVTVMLLIVSVLILVFGLAATTRTQNITVGGYYPGVLLGLGSFLGIIGAHLIENKRQMLVASIMFISFGVVAAFCCAIVDGVFAARHIDLRPYYAGRCDFHANSKPSVDYEDVHCQTASRATCNLRVKSNTCYCCDLYNCGKEYPLLGHANKDVLKKFRKTSMIWKPSRMELMGGYHEYTEVGSCEDVVHLYHLLWSVIILNIVALFLGIITAAVLGGFKDLTPMLTPDSCESEPLPAASFPLEFPVPSTPSFNSYYNTAPYLPPYTAYDLQGSSMMFPDSSGLSDSQSGASRIGASRMWPTLVPPSYSPPYSPSDEKPPPYSP, encoded by the exons GATCATTCAAACAGAGGAAACAGAAGTCCATCGTGGTCACTGTGATGTTGCTCATTGTGTCTGTGCTCATCCTTGTCTTCGGACTGGCAGCCACCACCAGGACACAGAACATCACCGTCGGTGGCTACTACCCAGGAGTCCTT CTGGGCTTAGGCTCCTTTCTCGGAATCATCGGAGCCCATTTGATAGAAAATAAGAGGCAGATG CTGGTGGCGTCCATTATGTTCATCAGTTTCGGAGTGGTGGCTGCCTTCTGCTGTGCCATTGTGGATGGGGTGTTTGCAGCAAGACACATT GACCTTAGACCCTACTACGCCGGTCGCTGTGATTTCCACGCGAATTCAAAACCCTCTGTTGATTATGAAGAT GTTCACTGCCAGACAGCATCCCGGGCTACCTGTAACTTACGTGTGAAATCCAATACCTGTTACTGCTGTGACCTCTACAACTGTGGCAA AGAATACCCTCTTTTGGGACATGCGAATAAAGATGTTTTGAAAAAGTTTAGGAAAACATCCATGATTTGGAA GCCCAGCCGTATGGAGCTTATGGGGGGCTACCATGAGTACACGGAGGTGGGGAGCTGCGAGGATGTGGTGCACCTCTACCACCTGCTGTGGTCCGTCATCATTCTCAACATTGTCGCTCTCTTCCTGGGCATCATTACCGCCGCCGTGCTGGGAGGTTTCAAGGACTTG ACGCCCATGTTGACCCCTGACTCGTGTGAATCAGAGCCCCTTCCTGCAGCCTCTTTCCCCTTAGAGTTTCCAGTTCCCAGCACCCCCTCGTTCAACTCCTACTACAACACTGCTccctacctgccaccctacactGCCTACGACCTGCAG GGCTCCAGCATGATGTTCCCTGACTCTTCTGGCCTGTCTGACTCCCAGTCAGGGGCTAGCCGCATAGGGGCCAGCCGCATGTGGCCCACCCTGGTCCCCCCAAGCTACTCTCCCCCTTACTCCCCCTCCGATGAGAAGCCCCCACCATACAGCCCCTAG